From the genome of Maribacter algicola, one region includes:
- a CDS encoding TetR/AcrR family transcriptional regulator produces the protein MSTKAEKTTAYIIETVAPVFNKHGYIGTSMSDLTDATGLTKGAIYGNFENKEALALSAFEHNSKLLLQALDDALNVSGSTMDKLKSLMDFYKKYDVFTLPLGGCPVLNVGIDSQHNNKLLAAAAKETIKEIEGKIALVLENGVNKGEIKIPVSPLQFAKQLFTMIQGAVAMSTITIDRKYLLNTMTYLEVLVKREL, from the coding sequence ACGGTAGCTCCTGTATTCAACAAACACGGTTATATAGGTACCAGTATGAGCGACCTTACGGACGCTACGGGGTTAACAAAGGGGGCGATTTATGGTAATTTTGAAAATAAGGAAGCCTTAGCACTATCAGCTTTTGAACACAATAGCAAGCTATTGTTGCAGGCTTTGGACGATGCCCTAAACGTTTCTGGGTCTACCATGGACAAACTAAAAAGTCTCATGGATTTCTATAAGAAATATGATGTATTTACACTTCCATTAGGGGGATGTCCGGTACTTAATGTAGGAATAGATTCGCAACATAATAACAAGTTGCTGGCGGCGGCGGCAAAGGAGACCATAAAAGAAATTGAAGGAAAAATCGCCTTGGTCTTGGAAAATGGCGTCAATAAAGGTGAAATAAAAATTCCTGTGTCTCCGCTACAGTTTGCCAAACAGTTGTTTACAATGATTCAGGGTGCCGTTGCCATGTCTACCATTACGATAGACCGGAAGTATTTATTGAATACAATGACCTATCTGGAAGTATTGGTGAAGCGGGAACTATAG